A single region of the Actinoplanes sp. SE50/110 genome encodes:
- a CDS encoding diacylglycerol kinase family protein, with the protein MSRDVFTAVVNPAAGAGTAAARITAVARALREAGATVHVAYTRSLQHATELAAAAAEHTVLAVGGDGIAGAVAAGLLDTGAELAVVPAGRGNDLARAVVPLPADPAAAAQALLRTPSGLVDVAEAGGRVVAGSVCTGIDAVANDLANRRLPRRPAAYQLAALLVMLRWRPVRYTLTVDGVTASFTGHTVVVANAPWYGGGLRVAPHARLDDGLLDVVTVGPLPRSRMIGALAALRHGRHLGLPGITTRTVREITVAANRPLPVYADGEFLGTGPVTIRVRPAALRLIGAGGAG; encoded by the coding sequence ATGAGCCGGGACGTCTTCACCGCGGTGGTCAATCCGGCGGCCGGCGCGGGCACCGCCGCGGCCCGCATCACGGCGGTGGCCCGGGCGCTGCGCGAGGCCGGGGCGACCGTCCACGTGGCCTACACCCGGTCTCTGCAGCACGCCACCGAGCTCGCCGCGGCCGCCGCCGAGCACACCGTGCTGGCGGTCGGCGGTGACGGGATCGCCGGCGCGGTCGCCGCCGGCCTGCTGGACACCGGTGCCGAGCTGGCCGTGGTGCCGGCGGGGCGCGGCAACGACCTGGCCCGGGCCGTCGTCCCGCTGCCGGCCGATCCGGCGGCGGCGGCACAGGCGCTGCTGCGGACGCCGAGCGGACTCGTCGACGTGGCCGAGGCCGGCGGGCGGGTGGTGGCGGGCAGCGTGTGCACCGGGATCGACGCGGTCGCCAACGACCTGGCCAACCGGCGGCTGCCCCGCCGGCCGGCGGCCTACCAGCTGGCCGCGCTGCTGGTCATGCTGCGGTGGCGCCCGGTGCGGTACACGCTCACCGTCGACGGGGTGACCGCGTCGTTCACCGGGCACACCGTGGTGGTCGCCAACGCCCCGTGGTACGGCGGGGGCCTGCGGGTCGCCCCGCACGCCCGCCTCGACGACGGCCTGCTCGACGTGGTGACCGTCGGCCCGCTGCCGCGAAGCCGGATGATCGGCGCGCTGGCCGCTCTGCGGCACGGCAGGCACCTCGGCCTTCCCGGGATCACCACCCGGACGGTCCGGGAGATCACCGTCGCGGCGAACCGGCCGCTGCCGGTCTACGCCGACGGCGAGTTCCTGGGCACGGGCCCGGTG
- a CDS encoding FAD-binding oxidoreductase, translated as MTLSPTVLDILGSALGVTGPRPAAESVELPAAGLSEAVLRDLRAACPEVATDDAARLTHAAGKSTEDLLRLRAGVAADAPDAVARPATEDEVTGLLAVCGRHRVAVVPFGGGTSVVGGLTARRDGYTGVLALDLARLDGLRHLDPVSRTATFQAGIRAPRAEELLAAAGFTLGHFPQSFEYASLGGFAATRSSGQASAGYGRFDRMVVGLRVATPIGLLEAGRAPESAAGPDLRQLMLGSEGVFGVITEVTVRIHPAPAERHYEGWSFASFEAGTAAVRALAQDGPLPTVLRLSDETETAINAMTGGPRGDGCLAVIGVEGETRDVARRRTELERRLTELGGTPLGAAPGEAWRAGRFRAPYLRDALLDAGAVAETLETAAFWDRLPQTYAAVRDALIDTLAEAGTPPIVLCHISHVYDSGASLYFTVVAAQATDPVAQWRAAKTAASEAVAASGATITHHHAVGRDHRPWYGREIGEVGAAALRGVKQAIDPAGILNPGILLP; from the coding sequence ATGACCCTCTCCCCCACCGTGCTCGACATCCTCGGGTCCGCCCTCGGGGTGACCGGGCCGCGGCCCGCCGCCGAGTCGGTCGAGCTGCCCGCCGCCGGCCTGTCCGAAGCGGTGCTGCGGGATCTGCGCGCGGCGTGCCCCGAGGTGGCCACCGACGACGCCGCCCGGCTGACCCACGCGGCCGGCAAGTCCACCGAGGACCTGCTGCGCCTGCGCGCCGGGGTGGCCGCCGACGCCCCGGACGCGGTGGCCCGCCCGGCGACCGAGGACGAGGTGACCGGGCTGCTCGCGGTCTGCGGACGCCACCGGGTCGCCGTGGTCCCGTTCGGCGGCGGCACGTCGGTGGTCGGCGGCCTCACCGCACGCCGCGACGGATACACCGGGGTGCTCGCGCTCGACCTGGCCCGGCTGGACGGGCTGCGGCACCTCGACCCGGTCTCGCGCACCGCCACCTTCCAGGCCGGCATCCGGGCGCCCCGCGCCGAGGAGCTGCTGGCCGCAGCGGGTTTCACCCTGGGCCACTTCCCCCAGTCGTTCGAGTACGCGTCGCTCGGCGGTTTCGCCGCCACCCGGTCGAGCGGGCAGGCCTCCGCCGGGTACGGCCGGTTCGACCGGATGGTGGTGGGTCTGCGCGTGGCCACCCCGATCGGTCTGCTCGAGGCCGGCCGCGCCCCCGAGTCGGCCGCCGGGCCCGATCTGCGCCAGCTGATGCTGGGCTCGGAGGGTGTGTTCGGGGTCATCACCGAGGTCACCGTCCGGATCCATCCGGCGCCGGCCGAGCGGCACTACGAGGGCTGGAGTTTCGCGTCGTTCGAGGCCGGCACGGCGGCGGTCCGCGCGCTCGCGCAGGACGGCCCGCTGCCCACCGTGCTGCGGCTCTCCGACGAGACCGAGACCGCGATCAACGCGATGACCGGCGGCCCGCGGGGCGACGGCTGCCTGGCCGTCATCGGCGTCGAGGGTGAGACGCGGGACGTGGCGCGACGCCGCACGGAGCTGGAGCGGCGGCTCACCGAGCTCGGCGGCACCCCGCTGGGTGCGGCGCCCGGCGAGGCGTGGCGGGCCGGGCGGTTCCGCGCACCGTACCTGCGCGACGCCCTGCTGGACGCGGGGGCCGTCGCGGAGACGCTGGAGACGGCGGCGTTCTGGGACCGGCTGCCGCAGACGTACGCGGCGGTCCGTGACGCCCTGATCGACACGCTCGCCGAGGCCGGCACACCGCCGATCGTGCTGTGCCACATCTCGCACGTCTACGACAGCGGAGCCTCGCTGTACTTCACCGTCGTCGCCGCCCAGGCCACGGATCCGGTGGCGCAGTGGCGCGCGGCCAAGACCGCCGCCAGCGAGGCCGTCGCCGCCTCCGGGGCGACCATCACCCACCATCACGCCGTCGGCCGCGACCACCGCCCGTGGTACGGCCGGGAGATCGGCGAGGTGGGTGCCGCCGCGCTGCGCGGCGTCAAGCAGGCGATCGACCCGGCCGGCATCCTCAACCCCGGCATCCTGCTGCCATGA
- a CDS encoding TetR/AcrR family transcriptional regulator yields the protein MMSSRNTPGSRTDDDALLDAARQCVLAVGLRRTTLTDVARRAGVSRMTMYRRWPDMASLVADLMTREWGELALRAQEGAAGRHTRDRLVNGLTTGATRLRHNAVFRRILELDPEVLLPYLVDRRGTSQDRMLALLAETIAAGHADGSVRTGPPALLGRSLLLTLHGFVVSSATMTDEVTEADLDTELRLLLDRYLAP from the coding sequence ATGATGTCCAGTCGTAACACCCCCGGGAGCCGGACGGACGACGACGCCCTGCTCGACGCGGCACGCCAGTGCGTGCTCGCCGTGGGGCTGCGTCGCACCACGCTGACCGACGTGGCGCGGCGTGCCGGCGTGTCCCGGATGACCATGTATCGCCGCTGGCCCGACATGGCGTCCCTGGTCGCCGACCTGATGACCAGGGAGTGGGGTGAGCTGGCACTGCGCGCCCAGGAGGGCGCGGCCGGCCGGCACACCCGCGACCGGTTGGTGAACGGGTTGACCACCGGCGCGACGCGGCTGCGGCACAACGCGGTGTTCCGTCGCATCCTCGAGCTCGACCCCGAGGTGCTGCTGCCCTATCTGGTGGACCGGCGCGGCACCAGCCAGGACCGCATGCTGGCACTGCTGGCGGAGACGATCGCCGCCGGGCACGCCGACGGCTCGGTGCGCACCGGCCCGCCGGCCCTGCTCGGCCGCAGCCTGCTGCTCACCCTGCACGGCTTCGTCGTCTCGTCGGCCACCATGACCGACGAGGTCACCGAGGCGGACCTGGACACCGAGCTGCGCCTGCTCCTCGACCGTTACCTCGCGCCGTGA
- a CDS encoding glycerol-3-phosphate dehydrogenase/oxidase, with product MTAGTALNAGRRARELDELAGGATVDLLVVGLGVTGAGVALDAASRGLSVAAVDAHDLAFGTSRWSSKLVHGGLRYLAGGHLGLAYESAVERDILLRRVAPHLITPLPSVIPLTPLLSAGQAGLARVGLAAGDLLRAGAGTPAGRLPRSRRITPVEVHRLVPAVRRSGLRGGLLGWDGQLVDDARLVVALARTAAGFGARVITRCRVEELTGGGASVRDTLTGERHRLRARAVVNATGVWADRLDPTISLRPSRGTHLVLRPGVLGRLGAGLTVPVPGTTSRFVFVLPQADGHAYLGLTDEPVEGPVPDVPEPTPAERGFLLDVVSTVLDVPLTEADVVGAFAGLRPLLAGGAGSTADLSRRHAVVTSPAGVTTIVGGKLTTYRRMARDAVDAALRSAGLPAGRCRTAGLPLVGAASPERLAGSGAPRRLVARYGAEATAVAALAIEDPGLAEPVAEGIAVTGAELLWGVRAEGALDAADLLDRRTRIGLVPADRTRAAGVAETILRRGLAMQGS from the coding sequence GTGACCGCCGGGACCGCGCTCAACGCCGGGCGCCGCGCTCGCGAGCTGGACGAGCTGGCCGGCGGGGCCACGGTCGACCTGCTGGTCGTCGGCCTCGGCGTGACCGGCGCCGGGGTCGCCCTGGACGCCGCCTCGCGAGGCCTCTCGGTGGCCGCCGTCGACGCCCACGACCTGGCGTTCGGCACCTCCCGGTGGAGCTCGAAACTGGTTCACGGCGGCCTGCGGTACCTGGCCGGTGGGCACCTCGGGCTGGCCTACGAGAGCGCCGTGGAACGGGACATCCTGCTGCGCCGGGTGGCCCCGCACCTGATCACCCCGCTGCCCTCGGTGATCCCGTTGACGCCGCTGCTCTCCGCCGGGCAGGCCGGGCTGGCCCGGGTCGGCCTGGCCGCCGGCGACCTCCTGCGCGCCGGGGCGGGCACGCCGGCCGGGCGGCTGCCCCGATCGCGGCGCATCACCCCGGTGGAGGTGCACCGGCTGGTGCCCGCGGTCCGGCGCAGCGGCCTGCGGGGTGGTCTGCTCGGCTGGGACGGCCAACTCGTCGACGACGCCCGGCTGGTGGTGGCGCTCGCCCGCACGGCGGCCGGCTTCGGGGCGCGGGTGATCACCCGGTGCCGGGTCGAGGAGCTGACCGGGGGCGGCGCGTCGGTGCGCGACACCCTCACCGGCGAGCGCCACCGGCTGCGCGCCCGCGCGGTGGTCAACGCGACGGGCGTCTGGGCCGACCGGCTCGACCCGACGATCAGCCTGCGCCCCTCCCGCGGGACCCACCTGGTGCTGCGCCCCGGCGTGCTGGGCCGGCTCGGTGCCGGGCTGACCGTGCCGGTCCCGGGCACCACCAGCCGGTTCGTGTTCGTGCTGCCGCAGGCGGACGGCCATGCCTACCTCGGACTGACCGACGAGCCGGTCGAGGGTCCGGTGCCGGACGTCCCGGAGCCGACACCGGCCGAGCGCGGCTTCCTGCTCGACGTGGTGTCGACGGTGCTGGACGTGCCGTTGACCGAGGCCGATGTGGTGGGTGCCTTCGCCGGCCTCCGCCCGCTGCTCGCCGGTGGTGCCGGCAGCACCGCCGATCTGTCGCGGCGGCACGCGGTGGTCACCTCGCCCGCCGGGGTGACCACGATCGTGGGCGGCAAGCTGACGACCTACCGGCGGATGGCCCGGGACGCCGTCGATGCCGCCCTGCGGTCCGCGGGTCTGCCCGCCGGGCGCTGCCGCACGGCGGGACTGCCCCTGGTCGGTGCCGCGTCGCCGGAGCGGCTGGCCGGGAGCGGCGCGCCGCGCCGGCTGGTCGCGCGATACGGCGCCGAGGCCACCGCGGTCGCCGCCCTGGCCATCGAGGATCCGGGTCTGGCCGAGCCGGTCGCCGAGGGGATCGCGGTGACCGGGGCCGAGCTGCTGTGGGGGGTGCGCGCCGAGGGTGCCCTGGACGCCGCGGACCTGCTGGATCGGCGGACCAGGATCGGGCTGGTGCCGGCCGACCGGACCCGGGCGGCCGGCGTGGCCGAGACGATCCTGCGCCGGGGTCTTGCCATGCAGGGGTCGTAG
- a CDS encoding PI-PLC domain-containing protein, with the protein MRPLSAIVWTVPILAAGPASAVPVAAAPAPAPGGYYLQSVITGFAAAATGDTLAQHRPKGDEDHQQWTLRADGDAWRLESIDGPGRCLGRTATAPAMLPCADANTRWQITGAGDDQYLVRDPGAERYLSLVPGGAGWADQLGLDAAGPQAHWYLTPLTPVRAALPAEPDRTLDQVTFLTAHNAYANGADGGFAPPIINLFPNQVRGIDRQLADGVRGFMLDVHQTPDGAILCHDSCTLVSRPVALWVDLKRITDFLTAHPDEVATVFLEDYVDPGVLRAELARVPALPAMLLRPDLDGVRERGWPTLAELRRTNHRLLIFTDHDRAADQAAGLTRDSFGVQYQREWTVENYWSMGSGAGASDWSCYSRWPGAGPAGIPLTATAPGFRPLFVMNHFRDVPMAATAAGDNAKALNRAERFCAPAARKKPNFLAVDRYDLGAAAGAVAQLNTYAY; encoded by the coding sequence ATGCGCCCACTATCCGCGATCGTCTGGACGGTGCCGATCCTGGCCGCCGGCCCCGCCTCGGCCGTGCCCGTCGCCGCGGCACCGGCACCGGCACCGGGCGGCTACTACCTGCAGAGCGTCATCACCGGCTTTGCCGCCGCGGCGACCGGTGACACGCTCGCGCAGCATCGGCCCAAGGGCGACGAGGACCACCAGCAGTGGACCCTGCGGGCCGACGGCGACGCCTGGCGGCTGGAGAGCATCGACGGGCCGGGGCGCTGCCTGGGCCGCACGGCGACGGCTCCGGCCATGCTGCCGTGCGCGGATGCGAACACCCGGTGGCAGATCACCGGCGCCGGCGACGATCAGTATCTGGTCAGGGACCCCGGCGCGGAGCGCTACCTGAGCCTGGTGCCCGGCGGTGCCGGCTGGGCCGACCAGCTCGGGCTGGACGCCGCCGGGCCGCAGGCCCACTGGTATCTGACGCCGTTGACCCCGGTGCGCGCCGCGCTGCCGGCCGAGCCGGATCGGACGCTGGACCAGGTCACCTTCCTCACCGCGCACAACGCGTACGCCAACGGCGCCGACGGTGGTTTCGCGCCGCCGATCATCAACCTCTTCCCCAATCAGGTACGCGGTATCGACCGGCAGCTCGCCGACGGCGTACGCGGTTTCATGCTCGACGTGCACCAGACGCCGGACGGTGCGATCCTCTGCCACGACAGCTGCACGCTGGTGTCCCGTCCGGTCGCGCTGTGGGTCGACCTCAAACGGATCACCGACTTCCTCACCGCGCATCCGGACGAGGTGGCCACCGTCTTCCTGGAGGACTATGTGGACCCCGGCGTGCTGCGCGCCGAGCTGGCCCGGGTGCCCGCGCTGCCCGCCATGCTCCTGCGCCCCGACCTCGACGGTGTCCGGGAGCGGGGCTGGCCGACCCTGGCCGAGCTGCGCCGGACCAACCACCGCCTGCTGATCTTCACCGACCACGACCGGGCTGCGGACCAGGCGGCCGGCCTGACCCGGGACAGCTTCGGAGTGCAGTACCAGCGGGAGTGGACCGTCGAGAACTACTGGTCGATGGGCTCCGGAGCGGGCGCCTCGGACTGGTCCTGTTACAGCCGCTGGCCCGGTGCCGGCCCGGCCGGCATCCCGCTCACCGCGACCGCGCCCGGGTTCCGCCCGCTGTTCGTCATGAACCACTTCCGGGACGTGCCCATGGCGGCCACCGCGGCCGGTGACAACGCCAAGGCGCTCAACCGGGCCGAGCGGTTCTGCGCACCGGCCGCCCGCAAGAAGCCCAACTTCCTGGCCGTCGACCGGTACGACCTGGGTGCGGCGGCCGGCGCGGTGGCACAGCTCAATACCTATGCGTACTGA
- a CDS encoding VC0807 family protein, with translation MQPSNTAPPARRGGLAAALRTWVPTMVFNLVLPLITYQVLTGHGAGEVTALLASGVWPVLETVVLLAIRRTWDEFSIFTLILLLLGVVSALGFNSPRLILVKESAITGLFGVALLVSLLAPRPLMFYFGRKFATDGTPESIAWWNGMWQFPGFRHSQRLITIVWGITMLSEALIRIALAYVLSTGTMLVVSSILPYVVFGGLVFWTVTYGRRQGRRAAARQAEEAARQAEANPA, from the coding sequence ATGCAACCGTCCAATACCGCACCACCGGCCCGCCGCGGCGGGCTGGCCGCCGCGCTGCGCACCTGGGTGCCCACGATGGTGTTCAACCTGGTGCTGCCGCTGATCACCTATCAGGTGCTGACCGGCCACGGCGCCGGTGAGGTGACCGCGCTGCTGGCCAGCGGCGTGTGGCCGGTGCTGGAGACGGTGGTGCTGCTCGCGATCCGCCGCACCTGGGACGAGTTCAGCATCTTCACGCTGATCCTTCTGCTGCTCGGAGTGGTGTCGGCGCTCGGTTTCAACAGTCCGCGGCTGATCCTGGTCAAGGAGTCGGCGATCACCGGCCTGTTCGGCGTGGCCCTGCTGGTCTCGCTGCTGGCGCCGCGGCCGCTGATGTTCTACTTCGGGCGCAAGTTCGCCACCGACGGCACCCCGGAGTCGATCGCCTGGTGGAACGGGATGTGGCAGTTCCCCGGGTTCCGGCACAGCCAGCGCCTGATCACCATCGTCTGGGGCATCACCATGCTGTCCGAGGCGCTGATCCGGATCGCCCTGGCCTACGTGCTGTCCACCGGCACGATGCTGGTGGTGTCCAGCATCCTGCCGTACGTGGTGTTCGGCGGCCTGGTCTTCTGGACCGTCACCTACGGCCGGCGTCAGGGGCGTCGCGCCGCCGCCCGCCAGGCCGAAGAGGCCGCCCGCCAGGCCGAGGCGAACCCCGCGTGA
- a CDS encoding EamA family transporter: MTAVAMLAALVAAGGWGFSDFLAGVLARRIPVLTVLIGSQIAAMLVVLPAAAVHERPAAWDGRLWLGVAAGLVGLPAMGLLYRAMRDGSPAVVAPVATVAAMVPVGWGLRHGPGVGTVTWLGVVAGLAGATLASWPAPGGDPALGRRPAMLCALGAAAAFGVYFVLLHEAGAADPFWALAGARVSGGAGALLLALGLRERHTVRFRSPILLVGLADVVADGAFLVAAAAALAPAAVVTSLYPAVTLLLNRWFLRERLHAVQLYGVVAALFSVACLAR; encoded by the coding sequence GTGACGGCGGTGGCGATGCTGGCCGCACTGGTCGCGGCCGGCGGTTGGGGCTTCTCCGATTTCCTGGCCGGGGTGCTGGCCCGCCGGATCCCGGTGTTGACCGTCCTGATCGGTTCGCAGATCGCCGCCATGCTGGTGGTGCTGCCCGCCGCGGCCGTGCACGAGCGTCCGGCGGCCTGGGACGGCCGGCTCTGGCTGGGGGTGGCGGCCGGCCTGGTCGGGTTGCCGGCGATGGGCCTGCTGTACCGGGCGATGCGGGACGGTTCACCGGCCGTGGTGGCGCCGGTCGCCACGGTCGCCGCGATGGTCCCGGTCGGCTGGGGGCTGCGGCACGGCCCCGGGGTCGGCACGGTGACCTGGCTGGGTGTGGTGGCCGGGCTGGCCGGCGCGACGCTGGCGAGCTGGCCGGCGCCGGGCGGGGATCCGGCGCTCGGGCGGCGGCCCGCGATGCTGTGCGCGCTGGGGGCGGCGGCCGCGTTCGGCGTCTATTTCGTCCTGTTGCACGAGGCCGGTGCGGCGGACCCGTTCTGGGCGCTCGCGGGTGCCCGGGTGAGCGGCGGCGCGGGGGCGCTGCTGCTGGCGCTCGGCCTGCGGGAGCGACACACTGTCCGATTCCGGTCACCCATCCTGCTGGTCGGTCTCGCCGACGTCGTCGCGGACGGGGCGTTCCTCGTGGCCGCGGCCGCGGCGCTGGCCCCGGCAGCGGTGGTGACCTCGCTCTACCCGGCGGTCACCCTGCTGCTGAACCGGTGGTTCCTGCGGGAACGTCTGCACGCGGTGCAGCTGTACGGCGTCGTCGCCGCGCTGTTCTCGGTGGCGTGCCTGGCTCGGTGA
- a CDS encoding sensor histidine kinase KdpD gives MTLAVRDDGTGFAPADAGRLFDRFARGHGDQRRFGLGLALAREVVTGHGGVIEAVGEPGRGAVFTVRLPAARTRSD, from the coding sequence GTGACGTTGGCGGTGCGGGACGACGGCACCGGCTTCGCCCCGGCGGACGCCGGACGGCTGTTCGACCGGTTCGCCCGCGGTCACGGCGACCAGCGCCGGTTCGGGCTCGGGCTGGCGCTGGCCCGGGAGGTGGTCACCGGGCACGGCGGCGTCATCGAGGCGGTCGGCGAGCCGGGCCGCGGGGCGGTCTTCACGGTCCGGCTGCCCGCCGCGCGGACCCGATCGGATTAG
- a CDS encoding DUF2231 domain-containing protein: MPSSRTANVTGRAPRSVNGLPAHILLVHAVVALLPLSALLLALTALWPAARARLALFNVVLAWVVVLLTPLTTSAGEWLEQRVPRSDLVHRHAELGDSAIFYALPIAVLAVLVWWRHREATATPGGRAFLAPRSAAVTGIVTVLAVAAAAAGVYGMYRIGDSGAKAAWTGGFSTTDTGRGD; encoded by the coding sequence GTGCCGTCGTCCCGCACCGCCAACGTCACCGGCCGCGCCCCGCGCTCCGTCAACGGACTACCCGCGCACATCCTGCTCGTGCACGCGGTCGTCGCCCTGCTCCCGCTGAGCGCCCTGCTGCTCGCCCTGACCGCGCTGTGGCCGGCCGCCCGCGCCCGGCTGGCCCTGTTCAACGTCGTCCTGGCGTGGGTGGTCGTGCTGCTCACTCCGCTGACCACCAGCGCGGGGGAGTGGCTGGAACAGCGGGTGCCGCGCAGCGACCTGGTCCACCGGCACGCCGAACTCGGCGACTCGGCGATCTTCTACGCGCTGCCGATCGCGGTCCTCGCCGTGCTCGTCTGGTGGCGGCACCGGGAGGCCACCGCCACGCCGGGCGGCCGGGCGTTCCTTGCGCCGCGCTCGGCGGCCGTCACCGGGATCGTGACCGTGCTGGCGGTGGCCGCGGCGGCAGCCGGCGTCTACGGCATGTACCGGATCGGCGACTCGGGCGCGAAGGCCGCCTGGACCGGCGGCTTCAGCACCACCGACACCGGGCGTGGCGACTGA
- a CDS encoding DUF2510 domain-containing protein gives MSNDPPQLLDASLTHGDAGAATGGSSPAGWYADPGGTSTFRWWDGQQWTGFVQPAPPAPPVVEPAIGEPVVAAGTASPASRGRSPRRATVVVAAIGAAVLVAGGAIAAVVNSSAESELCGLIGDRQSFARAAGDDADDVGRVAAVAERIHTLAGRLVFSRDLKDAGAGFADAVQTMVALRRAGFDDTATAGSATTARMAETAVSAVENLSRMQRSCGLPVTGQLAADTGASAETADRAAQSDVRGAIAAVEEAYTEMGNTYPDTAIAGDNSSGGTPQVAVGSSTEKITLSDKTKLYYVPTSADTYRICATNVGGSGKWYRYDSSQGGSVGAVSPPADPASCA, from the coding sequence ATGAGCAACGATCCGCCGCAGCTGCTGGACGCCTCCCTGACCCATGGCGACGCCGGGGCAGCTACCGGCGGGTCGTCGCCGGCGGGCTGGTACGCCGACCCCGGCGGCACGTCCACGTTCCGGTGGTGGGACGGGCAGCAGTGGACCGGCTTCGTCCAGCCGGCGCCGCCCGCGCCGCCGGTCGTGGAACCGGCGATCGGCGAGCCGGTGGTCGCGGCCGGGACGGCATCCCCCGCCAGCCGCGGACGAAGCCCCCGCCGAGCCACCGTGGTCGTCGCGGCGATCGGTGCGGCGGTTCTGGTGGCCGGTGGCGCCATCGCGGCCGTAGTCAACTCGTCGGCCGAGTCCGAGCTCTGCGGCCTGATCGGTGACCGGCAGTCGTTCGCCCGCGCCGCCGGGGATGACGCTGACGACGTGGGCAGGGTCGCGGCGGTGGCCGAGCGGATCCACACGCTCGCCGGGCGACTCGTCTTCTCCCGCGACCTCAAGGATGCGGGCGCGGGCTTCGCCGATGCCGTGCAGACCATGGTCGCCCTGCGCCGCGCCGGCTTCGATGACACCGCGACAGCCGGTTCCGCCACCACCGCGCGGATGGCGGAGACAGCGGTGTCCGCCGTCGAGAATCTGAGCCGGATGCAGCGATCCTGCGGGCTCCCGGTCACCGGGCAGCTCGCCGCTGACACGGGCGCCTCAGCCGAGACCGCCGACCGGGCGGCCCAGTCGGACGTGCGCGGCGCCATCGCCGCCGTCGAGGAGGCCTACACCGAGATGGGCAACACCTACCCGGACACCGCGATCGCCGGCGACAACAGCTCTGGCGGCACGCCCCAGGTGGCGGTCGGCTCGTCGACGGAGAAGATCACGCTGTCCGACAAGACGAAGCTGTACTACGTCCCCACCTCTGCCGACACCTACAGGATCTGCGCGACGAACGTCGGCGGCAGCGGCAAGTGGTACCGCTACGACTCGTCACAGGGCGGGTCTGTCGGCGCCGTCAGCCCGCCCGCCGACCCGGCGAGCTGCGCCTGA
- a CDS encoding phage holin family protein, with protein sequence MSDSLRTGTPGTASTADLVSQAAAQISTLVRDELALARAELTEKGKRAGVGGGLFGGAGVLALYGLGLLLTLAVVLLDLVLPLWLSVLIVAVVVFAAAGVAALLGKKKLAEATPLAPKAAIDSVEADVKTVKTAAQRGRNHYDQA encoded by the coding sequence ATGAGCGACTCATTGCGTACCGGGACGCCGGGCACGGCGTCCACAGCCGACCTGGTCAGCCAGGCGGCCGCGCAGATCTCCACGCTGGTTCGCGACGAGCTGGCCCTGGCCAGGGCGGAACTGACCGAGAAGGGTAAGCGCGCCGGTGTCGGCGGCGGGCTCTTCGGCGGCGCCGGCGTGCTGGCCCTGTACGGGCTCGGCCTGCTGCTGACCCTCGCCGTCGTCCTGCTCGACCTGGTCCTGCCGCTGTGGCTGTCGGTGCTGATCGTCGCGGTCGTCGTCTTCGCCGCGGCCGGCGTCGCCGCGCTGCTCGGCAAGAAGAAGCTGGCCGAGGCGACGCCGCTGGCCCCCAAGGCCGCGATCGACAGTGTCGAGGCCGACGTCAAGACCGTGAAGACCGCAGCCCAGCGAGGACGGAACCACTATGACCAGGCCTGA
- a CDS encoding DUF3618 domain-containing protein, whose protein sequence is MTRPDVPADPDDLREEIQQTRADLGATVEALVAKTDVKGRAKQAAREKVETAKAKAAETVETAKVKAADTVETAKVKAAETVGTAKVKAADTVETVKAKSTEIAGTAKDRIAEAKSTVVEQTSPATRRAVPPAVIAAAALLGVIVLLLRRRRR, encoded by the coding sequence ATGACCAGGCCTGACGTTCCCGCCGATCCCGACGACCTGCGGGAGGAGATCCAGCAGACCCGCGCCGACCTGGGCGCCACGGTCGAGGCGCTGGTCGCGAAGACCGACGTGAAGGGCCGCGCCAAGCAGGCCGCCAGGGAGAAGGTCGAGACCGCCAAGGCCAAGGCCGCGGAGACGGTCGAGACCGCCAAGGTCAAGGCCGCCGACACGGTCGAGACCGCCAAGGTCAAGGCCGCCGAGACGGTCGGGACCGCCAAGGTCAAGGCCGCCGACACGGTCGAGACCGTCAAGGCCAAGAGCACCGAGATCGCCGGTACGGCGAAGGACCGGATCGCCGAGGCGAAGAGCACCGTGGTCGAGCAGACCAGCCCGGCGACCCGCCGTGCGGTCCCGCCGGCCGTCATCGCCGCGGCCGCCCTGCTCGGCGTGATCGTGCTGCTCCTGCGCCGCCGCCGGCGCTGA